The proteins below come from a single Rosa rugosa chromosome 2, drRosRugo1.1, whole genome shotgun sequence genomic window:
- the LOC133734448 gene encoding arabinogalactan O-methyltransferase 2-like, whose protein sequence is MKHRSTLTSEKTGLLAAVLVFFIGAALFISSLTETGNSFFCSLPIFGKDDNTPTAIQLQAILHYATSRTIPQQSKDEISVSFEVLKSRAPCNFLVFGLGHDSLMWASFNPHGTTLFLEEDPKWVKNVLNKAPQLRAVHVNYRTQLKQANDLLSSYKSEATCRPSETVLHGNTQCKLALSNLPDEVYEREWDLIMIDAPRGWFAEAPGRMGAIFSAAVMARKRQGPGSTHVFLHDIDRKVEKAFAEEFLCRKYLVNAVGRLWHFVIPSAVDVTNADNKHFC, encoded by the coding sequence ATGAAGCATCGGAGCACTCTAACATCGGAGAAGACGGGTCTCCTAGCTGcagttttggttttctttatCGGTGCTGCTTTGTTCATCTCCAGCCTCACCGAAACTGGAAACTCATTCTTTTGCTCTTTACCCATTTTTGGCAAGGACGATAATACCCCCACAGCGATTCAACTACAGGCAATTCTCCATTACGCCACATCTCGAACAATACCGCAGCAGTCCAAGGATGAGATTAGCGTCTCCTTTGAGGTCTTGAAATCACGAGCGCCATGCAACTTCCTCGTATTTGGTCTCGGCCACGACTCGCTGATGTGGGCCTCATTTAACCCACATGGCACGACGTTGTTCCTCGAGGAGGACCCCAAGTGGGTCAAGAATGTCTTGAACAAGGCGCCGCAGCTGCGTGCGGTACATGTGAACTACCGCACGCAGCTCAAGCAAGCGAACGACCTACTATCGTCGTACAAATCTGAAGCGACGTGTAGGCCGTCCGAGACAGTGCTACATGGCAACACACAGTGCAAGTTAGCGCTGAGCAACCTACCAGATGAGGTGTACGAGAGGGAGTGGGACCTGATTATGATCGATGCGCCTCGGGGTTGGTTTGCCGAGGCGCCTGGTCGAATGGGTGCTATATTCTCAGCGGCTGTCATGGCCAGGAAGAGGCAGGGACCGGGCTCGACGCACGTGTTCTTGCATGACATTGATCGAAAGGTGGAGAAGGCTTTTGCGGAGGAGTTCTTGTGCCGTAAGTATCTTGTGAACGCCGTGGGGAGGCTGTGGCATTTTGTGATTCCGTCTGCCGTTGATGTCACCAACGCTGATAACAAACATTTTTGTTAA